One Purpureocillium takamizusanense chromosome 1, complete sequence genomic window carries:
- a CDS encoding uncharacterized protein (COG:S~EggNog:ENOG503NVUK) encodes MFAATTTTTAVAAMDPHAQQQQQQQQQQQQQQAQPPQDPPEFILDVFADPRSVRDVVKGILHTIFFTRFFPSLAPRTREVLDLTLPYVDDDELETMIDQRAAALERQLDAQRNSNTHSHSQNYSNSNSNSNNNTAFTTTGGGGGRGQVTVQFFEKKRRKTWLSRGDEEVCWECWTVKVTVAEPRTESERAKVRRAMEQTLFTTAMKIVTFANAQKDHIPPITSQGGNPFPFKITVDQQKETGWAARMRIY; translated from the exons ATGTtcgctgcgacgacgacgacgaccgccgtcgccgcaatGGACCCTcatgcccagcagcagcaacaacaacaacaacagcaacagcaacaacaagccCAGCCTCCACAGGACCCTCCCGAGTtcatcctcgacgtcttcgccGACCCGCGATCTGTCCGAGACGTCGTCAAAG GCATCCTGCATACCATCTTCTTCACCCGcttcttcccctccctcgccccccgCACGCGtgaggtcctcgacctcaCCCTCCCCtacgtcgacgatgacgagctcgAGACCATGATCGAccagcgagccgccgcccttgaacgccagctcgacgcccagcgcaaCAGCAACACCCACAGCCACAGCCAAAACTAtagcaacagcaacagcaacagcaacaacaacaccgcCTTCACCACtactggcggcggcggaggcaggGGCCAGGTCACGGTCCAGTTCTTCGAGAAGAAGCGTCGCAAGACCTGGCTCTCGCGCGGAGACGAAGAGGTCTGCTGGGAGTGCTGGACCGTCAaggtcaccgtcgccgagccgCGCACAGAAAGCG AGCGCGCCAAGGTCCGCCGCGCCATGGAGCAGACCCTCTTCACCACGGCCATGAAGATTGTCACGTTTGCCAACGCCCAAAAGGACCACATCCCCCCCATCACCTCGCAGGGCGGCAACCCTTTCCCCTTCAAGATTACCGTCGACCAGCAAAAGGAGACGGGCTGGGCCGCCCGCATGCGCATATACTAA
- a CDS encoding uncharacterized protein (COG:S~EggNog:ENOG503NVUK): MFAATTTTTAVAAMDPHAQQQQQQQQQQQQQQAQPPQDPPEFILDVFADPRSVRDVVKGARPSPRPEQSPCLACLSLCVRASSPAGRPSQTPPSFSFLSTGILHTIFFTRFFPSLAPRTREVLDLTLPYVDDDELETMIDQRAAALERQLDAQRNSNTHSHSQNYSNSNSNSNNNTAFTTTGGGGGRGQVTVQFFEKKRRKTWLSRGDEEVCWECWTVKVTVAEPRTESGTAAPRPLPPPFLL; this comes from the exons ATGTtcgctgcgacgacgacgacgaccgccgtcgccgcaatGGACCCTcatgcccagcagcagcaacaacaacaacaacagcaacagcaacaacaagccCAGCCTCCACAGGACCCTCCCGAGTtcatcctcgacgtcttcgccGACCCGCGATCTGTCCGAGACGTCGTCAAAGGTGCGCGCCCTTCCCCTCGCCCCGAGCAGAGCCCTTGTCTAGCATGTCTTTCCCTTTGCGTCAGGGCCTCATcgcctgccggccggccaagcCAAACCCCCCCGTCCTTCTCTTTCTTATCAACTG GCATCCTGCATACCATCTTCTTCACCCGcttcttcccctccctcgccccccgCACGCGtgaggtcctcgacctcaCCCTCCCCtacgtcgacgatgacgagctcgAGACCATGATCGAccagcgagccgccgcccttgaacgccagctcgacgcccagcgcaaCAGCAACACCCACAGCCACAGCCAAAACTAtagcaacagcaacagcaacagcaacaacaacaccgcCTTCACCACtactggcggcggcggaggcaggGGCCAGGTCACGGTCCAGTTCTTCGAGAAGAAGCGTCGCAAGACCTGGCTCTCGCGCGGAGACGAAGAGGTCTGCTGGGAGTGCTGGACCGTCAaggtcaccgtcgccgagccgCGCACAGAAAGCGGTACCGCTGCCCCCCGaccccttcctcccccttTTCTTCTCTAG